In the Plasmodium chabaudi chabaudi strain AS genome assembly, chromosome: 13 genome, one interval contains:
- a CDS encoding DNA repair protein RAD5, putative: MNSSNYFKCENNICNESDSVSKYSYGDDVIELVNLNSNGCKSSNIKEINSLTKCSRNEANYNTFKESSSDIEIIGGTQIYNNDKIDEIKLLNKDGELIRGKGVYFEYYLGCIETDSIILSSEICDVKDDKDISISYEITPKSTKRSYSPMYNLKINNSYISSNDYIKIIGRNIPNKTQKSKKKAPPKKQKKENNDDGSTVCYDMVPQENNKFNQIVSSDKKYVEMDKYKCEVLKDINEGYPCIRLKHNNRDVSKLKSHLSKTLSVLLVLNAIRIEIKLEKVSLCDFKFGGSLKTFVHVILYPDSFKIDVHKYHEYNSLIKQSVNNLFKELNITPLRLAKNVSDDSYDDLNTVIVTGKNFSKNNDNFSNKYQSSSVTINTNNTISLDIALKGGTQGSSTISQAKDDEEILDTTSENELEEKNEDTTNLVFVEEKYRGGYLLEEFKEIYPNRFYFKPTLKTYQAEGIWWMYLKENPPEYLKENISKGEKTKEIDLDQIIRSNIVDSEIYVDSDVSVDKEMHIDRDIRVYSDVYVDKEIYANKDVYVDKEVYTTEEAYVDKEVYIDKEVYVNKGIHDCDIYLLDMKTENEPSNPDIKIKGENDKENWHVKEISNKKKLIKIEDYNNDDDNDIRNKEPLNPMWEEHAFIPNIKIYEEGKLIFVLKYFYVNKITGCLSLTYPQYVPQFRGGILADEMGLGKTIQSIGLIAHDIYQNKLHIKNNSVENKNNITYLIENTIKGFNYNKGGTLIIAPLALIYQWKQEIDKHTKKGFISSYIYYGNSKDINSDLLSKYSVVLTTYSTLVSEYKNTWNKNLSSNPTADVQRNSKDIIESKLSYTNWTKEKREQNEKPEVVDILEEWSKNEKVKGNGIKKRKLNTFFMKTALNNGKNSMLHSNGDKKTNKALNSMKEYPLYKITWRRIIIDEAHVIKNKNSIQSIAVWKLRGERKWCLTGTPIQNSLYDIFPLLRFLGIKPYGNIEWWNKEIADYVNRNKLNIALDIVRKISSPILLRRTKNSKTRDGYNIITLPKKNVHILKLKFSLEEEDFYRAIFYRSKTKFDTYMHDGNVLSHYSHVLQLLLRLRQCCSHPLLLFSKPFFEEWNEEDIINEMYGENSKIAISTIDSKTGKSSIDVKLSTMKLEDTLKRDTVKNEVLEKDTLIYNFLQKSSNSKNLNSDYKEEIEMLKNGTAMQCIICLEDAVYPLISKCLHIMCKKCADYYFHLTQIAEKKCPGCDNYISLKSLKTLQQNKSPLDDFLKKMKKDNFVYSTKLRILFDHIKEDIKNELHVVVFSQWIGFLKIIEKLLTLHEIPNKIYDGSLTYEQRKSTLYWFNIQKGKVYQPGIGFCQSTSDIPIENKSGKVLLCSLKAGGVGLNLTVSSKVYLMDLWWNPAIEDQAFERIHRIGQLKDVNIYKFVLEKTVEERILQIHQSKQYTANQCLAQVGNKINTDVNLVTQKLGMDDFILMFKDWN; encoded by the exons atgaatagttcaaattattttaaatgtgaaaataatatttgtaatGAATCAGATAGCGTATCAAAATATAGCTATGGCGATGACGTTATCGAACTTGTGAATTTAAACAGCAATGGCTGTAAATCAtctaatataaaagaaataaatagtCTTACAAAATGCTCGAGAAACGAAGCTAACTACAATACATTTAAGGAATCGAGTAGTGATA ttgAAATAATTGGTGGTACACAAATTTacaataatgataaaatagaCGAAATAAAGTTATTAAATAAGGATGGAGAATTAATTAGAGGTAAAGGtgtttattttgaatattatttaggTTGTATAGAAACAGATTCGATTATATTATCTAGCGAAATATGCGACGTTAAAGATGATAAAGATATAAGTATAAGTTATGAAATAACACCAAAATCTACTAAGAGATCATATTCTCCtatgtataatttaaaaataaataatagttatattagttcaaatgattatataaaaataataggtAGAAATATACCAAATAAAACgcaaaaaagtaaaaaaaaagcacctccaaaaaaacaaaaaaaagaaaataatgacgATGGTTCTACTGTATGTTATGATATGGTACCTcaggaaaataataagtttAATCAAATAGTATCATccgataaaaaatatgtagaaatggataaatataaatgtgaaGTTTTAAAAGATATTAATGAAGGATATCCATGTATAAGACttaaacataataatagagatgtatcaaaattaaaaagtcACTTATCAAAAACTTTAAGTGTACTTTTGGTATTAAATGCTATAAgaatagaaataaaattagaaaaagtATCATTATGTGATTTTAAATTTGGTGGGAGtttaaaaacatttgtgcatgttattttatatcccgattcatttaaaatcgatgtacataaatatcatgaatataattcttTAATCAAGCAAAgtgtaaataatttatttaaagaattaaatattacacCATTAAGATTGGCAAAAAATGTAAGCGATGATTCTTATGATGATTTAAATACTGTAATAGTCACCGGAAAAAACTTTtcgaaaaataatgataatttcTCCAACAAATATCAAAGTTCATCAGTAACTATTAACACTAACAATACTATTTCTTTAGATATTGCATTGAAAGGGGGGACACAAG GTTCTTCTACCATCTCTCAAGCAAAGGACGACGAAGAAATTTTGGATACAACAAGCGAAAACGAGctagaagaaaaaaacgaagATACAACGAATCTGGTTTTTGtcgaagaaaaatatagagGCGGTTATTTACTCGAGGAGTTTAAAGAAATTTATCCAAatcgtttttattttaagcCCACGTTAAAAACATATCAAGCAGAAGGAATATGGTGGATGTATCTAAAGGAAAATCCACCTGAATATCTGAAGGAAAATATCTCCAAAGGGGAAAAGACAAAGGAAATTGACTTGGACCAAATTATTAGAAGTAATATTGTAGATAGTGAAATATATGTAGATAGTGATGTATCCGTAGATAAAGAAATGCATATAGATAGGGATATACGTGTATATAGTGACGTATATGtagataaagaaatatatgcaaataaaGATGTATATGTAGATAAGGAAGTATATACAACTGAAGAGGCATATGTAGATAAAGAGgtatatatagataaagaagtatatgtaaataaaggCATACATGACTgtgatatttatttattggaTATGAAAACAGAAAACGAACCTTCTAATCcggatataaaaataaaaggtgAAAATGACAAAGAAAATTGGCACGTGAAAGAAATAAGTAATAAGAAGAAGCTAATAAAGATCGAAGATTATAACaatgatgatgataatGATATTCGAAACAAGGAACCATTAAATCCTATGTGGGAAGAACATGCATTTATAcctaatataaaaatatatgaagaagggaaattaatatttgtattaaaatatttttatgtaaataaaataactgGATGCTTATCTTTGACATATCCACAATATGTTCCACAATTTCGAGGTGGAATTTTAGCGGATGAAATGGGTTTAGGTAAAACAATACAAAGTATAGGTTTAATAGCACATgatatttatcaaaataaattacatataaaaaataatagtgtagaaaataaaaataacattacatatttgattgaaaatacaataaagGGATTTAATTACAATAAAGGTGGGACATTAATAATTGCACCTCTTGCTTTGATTTATCAATGGAAACAAGAAATAGATAAGCATACAAAAAAAGGTTTTATAagttcatatatatattatggtaattcaaaagatataaatagtgATTTATTGTCAAAATATTCAGTGGTTCTTACTACATATTCAACTTTAGTTtctgaatataaaaatacatggAATAAGAATCTTTCTAGCAACCCCACTGCTGATGTGCAGAGAAATAGCAAAGACATCATAGAAAGCAAATTATCTTATACAAATTGGACGAAAGAAAAACGAGAGCAAAATGAGAAACCAGAAGTCGTTGATATATTAGAGGAATGGTCAAAAAATGAGAAAGTAAAAGGTAATGGAATTAAAAAGAGGAAATTAAACaccttttttatgaaaacgGCACtaaataatggaaaaaattcaaTGTTACATTCAAATGGGGATAAAAAAACCAATAAAGCATTAAATAGTATGAAAGAGTATCcactatataaaataacatggagaagaataataattgaCGAAGCtcatgttataaaaaataaaaattcaattCAATCAATTGCTGTTTGGAAATTAAGAGGAGAAAGAAAATGGTGTTTAACAGGAACACCTATACAAAATTCTTTATACGATATATTTCCCTTATTGAGATTTTTAGGTATAAAGCCATATGGTAATATTGAATGGTGGAATAAAGAAATTGCTGATTATgtaaatagaaataaattaaatatagcATTAGATATAGTTAGAAAAATATCTTCTCCTATTTTATTAAgaagaacaaaaaattcaaaaacaAGAGAtggatataatattattactttaccgaaaaaaaatgtgcatatattaaaattaaaattttctttagAAGAAGAAGATTTTTATCGagctatattttatagaagtaaaacaaaatttgatacatatatgcatgatGGTAATGTATTAAGTCACTACTCTCATGTTTTACAACTACTTCTAAGGCTACGACAATGTTGTTCTCATcctttgttattattttcgaAGCCCTTTTTTGAAGAGTGGAATGAAGAAGATATTATCAATGAAATGTATGGAGAGAACTCTAAAATAGCAATATCTACCATCGATTCAAAAACTGGCAAATCGAGTATCGATGTAAAATTATCAACCATGAAATTAGAAGATACACTGAAAAGGGACACagtaaaaaatgaagtaTTGGAAAAGGATACTTTGATATACAACTTTTTGCAAAAATCGTCGAATTcgaaaaatttaaacagTGATTATAAAGAAGAAATAGAAATGCTAAAAAATGGTACAGCTATGCaatgtattatttgtttagaAGATGCAGTATATCCATTAATCAGTAAATGCTTACATATAATGTGTAAAAAGTGTGcagattattattttcatttaacaCAAATAGCAGAAAAGAAATGCCCAGGATgtgataattatataagttTAAAATCATTAAAAACTTTACAGCAAAATAAATCGCCTTTAgatgattttttaaaaaaaatgaaaaaggataattttgtatattctACTAAATtaagaatattatttgatcatataaaagaagatataaaaaatgaacttCATGTAGTTGTATTCTCACAATGGATTGGATTTcttaaaataattgaaaaattattaacacTTCATGAAAtaccaaataaaatatatgatggATCATTAACATATGAACAAAGGAAAAGCACACTTTATTGGTTTAACATCCAAAAAGGCAAAGTATATCAACCAGGAATTGGATTTTGCCAATCAACTAGTGACATTCCTATCGAAAATAAATCAGGAAAGGTTTTATTGTGTTCATTAAAGGCTGGAGGAGTAGGATTAAATTTAACAGTTTCATCAAAAGTATATCTTATGGATTTGTGGTGGAACCCAGCTATTGAAGATCAAGCATTTGAGAGAATACATAGAATAGGACAATTGAAggatgtaaatatatacaaatttgttTTGGAAAAAACAGTAGAAGAACGAATTTTGCAAATACACCAAAGCAAACAATATACAGCTAATCAATGTTTAGCGCAAgttggaaataaaataaatacagaTGTTAATTTAGTCACACAAAAACTGGGAATGGACGATTTTATACTTATGTTCAAAGATTGGAACTGA
- a CDS encoding UDP-N-acetylglucosamine pyrophosphorylase, putative — MEQVLKLLEEYDQKVLGSYFKDEHIDNIDHINLNDLKDFLEKLNKIKSQDDKVKNYKISAPNCIDLNNSIYEHQNLQNGTIIKNIYKNDKIKNELKQIGLKCIKENQVAVIFLAGGLGSRLHLKGPKGLLPITPILNKTFFQFYFEQIRFLQDYCSLFFENEIKSDNNDFHNNTNCYDGNTSNDYKKCSDNNRTNNCLSQKENHPNNISDKNNVKYISLENTNESVNIYIYIMTSDFTYDHTIKYLQDNNFFGVNSNNVKIFKQCNNFITDFNFDILMKNHNTVLTAPGGNGTIFKALDNNMIINDMINKNIKYIQTVSIDNILNKIADPVLIGLCSFYNCDIVNKAVVKKEVEGVGIFCMKEKINQMYDENKNMNTYEGPDKENPFFVCEYTELSDGILQNSELFRYGNICHHIFSLDFLQHIVKNKIYNNMELHKISREKEYYNFTSNVPNNNILTKSKVYCYEYFIFDIFKYAKKILAYEVCCNNEFNPVKSNNNGDSILNAKISLSNLHKSWLIKNNFNIIPSSQENNNFCEISPLISYDGSFFFKFPKQRDIQLPFVLDRDTLQEN, encoded by the coding sequence ATGGAACAAGTTTTAAAACTGTTAGAGGAATATGATCAGAAAGTTTTAGGAAGCTACTTCAAAGATGAACACATTGATAATATTGATCATATAAACttaaatgatttaaaagatttcttagaaaaattaaataaaataaaatcccAAGACGACAAAGTAAAGAACTATAAGATAAGCGCCCCCAATTGTATCGACCTGaataatagtatatatGAACACCAAAACTTACAAAATGGaacaataattaaaaatatatataaaaatgataaaataaaaaatgagttaaaacaaataggattaaaatgtattaaagaaaatcaAGTGGcagttatatttttagcaGGGGGATTGGGATCACGACTTCATTTAAAAGGCCCAAAAGGATTACTCCCAATAACACCTATActtaataaaacattttttcagttttattttgaacAAATTCGATTTTTACAAGATTAttgttctttattttttgaaaatgaaataaaatcagATAACAACGATTTccataataatacaaattgcTACGATGGAAATACTAGCaatgattataaaaaatgtagtgACAATAATAGAACAAATAATTGTCTTTCACAAAAAGAAAACCATCCTAATAATATaagtgataaaaataatgtaaaatatatttctttagaAAACACAAATGAATcagttaatatatatatttatattatgacATCTGATTTTACTTATGATCAtacaattaaatatttacaagacaataatttttttggtgTAAACAGTAATAAcgttaaaatttttaagcaATGCAATAACTTTATTACTGACtttaattttgatattCTTATGAAAAATCATAATACTGTGCTAACAGCCCCAGGGGGGAATGGTACTATTTTTAAGGCACtggataataatatgataattaatgatatgataaataaaaatattaaatatattcaaactGTAAGcattgataatatattaaataaaatagctGATCCCGTGCTAATAGGATTATGCTCATTCTATAATTGTGATATTGTTAATAAAGCGgttgtaaaaaaagagGTTGAAGGAGTTGGaattttttgtatgaaagaaaaaataaatcaaatgtatgatgaaaataaaaatatgaacaccTATGAAGGTCCTGATAAGGAAAACccattttttgtgtgtGAATATACTGAACTAAGTGATGGCATCTTACAAAATTCTGAATTATTTAGATATGGGAATATATGccatcatatattttccttagattttttacaacatattgttaaaaataaaatatataataatatggaattacataaaatatcGAGAGAAAAAGAATACTATAATTTTACGTCTAATGTgccaaataataatatacttaCTAAATCAAAAGTATATtgttatgaatattttatttttgatatttttaaatacgctaagaaaatattagcATATGAAGTATGTTGTAATAACGAATTTAATCCAGtaaaaagtaataataatggtgATAGTATATTAAATGCTAAAATAAGTCTAAGTAATTTACATAAATCTTggcttataaaaaataattttaatattattccaAGTAGccaagaaaataataatttttgtgaAATATCTCCTTTAATATCATATGATGgatcctttttttttaaatttccAAAACAAAGAGATATACAATTACCATTTGTGCTTGATAGAGATACTTTAcaagaaaattaa
- a CDS encoding CDT1-like protein, putative: MNNLMNTIKQKMQIGTKLYNKTSDAGTPIRSSKLNNLDMGMNDGIIDEESMTPRAFDKTKKSMGVANYTTIMKENGGNQNNGQNANEDGINETELNANTRKGRNRGQENRYSSDEGKSNEVINRNSKDDDEIYNNLTESEFMDNINLNKKRERNEYSQKGNSNNINNSRESLNNNFDYNNKMNGEIENNTSAFMSNGWGTPKKSNVGHNYYSGIDNPSTLKKYKTPSEMDMLNPDGSLIGNKCITINNYVNPPKFVSQTFTPSKFPLSGEKNPDMSYEDFRGFFKNNACIISEHEFNSKKVNHKIGDNDRKYFEKFNIVCETNLWPNKRGVSQSVNKNAPSITTNTTTMGNSNDSSISIRSSNHRSSERNLSYSNTYGNYGNSSFLNNYKDSPKCKKRKGDGSPKLSTKKLLNALSGNDTKKKDHSNGSPIKSYKKSKTQANEKEDSEYDTDGNKQNKFNFIDYELNPVLKTEKDTNKTNECIIMETLCKHKQNPITTIYEPYSKDLDDIFNKNIIKTPITLLNLYQYLLIIISRRNKKNQPVFYRLIKQEIANLNPSCVFTEDMLKQLAWIAPNLIQLNKVVITKEIYEANLEIYTEYVTGRKVEDIQIREHTEKCENIYEYTSYDKLEMLKRIIINWANIKHTELLKKINPDFYFPKYSELKKWHSLFNFNQIIFPSVTLEENKILAQLARTPQESNADDFIVIQDSPIKCATIDLKKNKSFINEMEKEKTRTPLGRNKRKSNFLFNTSNSNSNTSNSFASQGTPKKRETDNMKQIREEAHKKNIIKLIKDEFDKEYELLVSEKKKFENAKWIAEIIHDQFIVEGTCTVIELKTFAKKVADKYKSNKDFKMDEQVIAELIEILPEYVTDIHVKPCFAVKDNMNLSVKTKKNLFNFLQPLSNKIEDISNKYEQAKNNKENRLNDLWKKHNVNFEITENIKKYFFTPGSIALSNL, from the coding sequence atgaataatttgatgaatacaataaaacaaaaaatgcaaataggaaccaaattatataataagacCTCGGACGCCGGCACACCAATACGATCGTCAAAGCTAAACAATCTTGATATGGGTATGAATGATGGGATTATTGACGAAGAATCTATGACTCCTCGAGCATttgataaaacaaaaaaaagcatGGGTGTAGCAAATTATACTACTATCATGAAAGAAAATGGAGGGaatcaaaataatggaCAAAATGCCAACGAGGATGGCATAAATGAAACAGAGTTAAATGCGAACACACGAAAAGGACGAAATCGAGGTCAAGAAAATAGATATAGTAGTGATGAAGGCAAATCCAATGAAGTGATAAATAGGAATTCAAAAgatgatgatgaaatatataacaatctGACAGAATCGGAATTTATggataatattaatttaaataaaaaaagagaaagaaatgaatattcacaaaaaggaaatagtaacaatataaacaattcaCGTGAaagtttaaataataattttgattataataataaaatgaatggtgaaatagaaaataatacatcTGCATTTATGAGTAATGGGTGGGGAACTcctaaaaaaagtaatgtaggtcataattattactCCGGAATTGACAATCCTTcgactttaaaaaaatataaaactcCATCTGAAATGGATATGTTAAATCCTGATGGAAGCTTAATAggaaataaatgtataactataaataattatgtaaatcCACCAAAATTTGTATCCCAAACATTTACCCCTAGTAAATTTCCATTATCAGGTGAAAAAAATCCTGATATGTCTTATGAAGATTTTAGaggtttttttaaaaataatgcttGTATAATAAGTGAGCATGAAtttaatagtaaaaaaGTAAACCACAAAATTGGTGATAATgatagaaaatattttgaaaagttTAACATAGTTTGTGAAACAAATTTATGGCCCAATAAAAGAGGCGTTTCACAATcagttaataaaaatgctcCAAGTATTACTACCAATACTACAACAATGGGGAATTCAAATGATAGTAGCATTTCGATTCGTAGTAGCAATCATCGCAGTAGTGAAAgaaatttatcatatagCAACACTTATGGGAATTATGGTAACagttcttttttaaataattataaagatTCTCCAAAATGCAAAAAACGAAAAGGCGATGGTAGTCCAAAGCTTagtacaaaaaaattgttaaatgCATTATCGGGAAatgatacaaaaaaaaaagatcaCAGTAATGGCAGTCCTATtaaaagttataaaaaatctaAAACTCAAgctaatgaaaaagaagacAGTGAATATGATACTGACggaaataaacaaaataaatttaattttatagatTATGAATTAAATCCAGTTTTAAAAACTGAAAAAGATactaataaaacaaatgaatgTATTATAATGGAAACATTATGTAAACATAAGCAAAATCCAATAACAACTATTTATGAACCATATTCAAAAGATTTagatgatatatttaataaaaatataattaaaacacCTATTactttattaaatttgtatcaatatttattaattattatatctagacgtaataaaaaaaatcaaccAGTTTTTTATCGATTGATAAAGCAAGAAATTGCTAATTTAAATCCATCTTGCGTATTTACTGAAGACATGTTAAAACAATTAGCTTGGATTGCTCCAAATTTAATTcaattaaataaagtagttataacaaaagaaatatatgaagCTAATcttgaaatatatacagaATATGTTACTGGACGAAAAGTCGAAGATATACAAATAAGAGAACATACagaaaaatgtgaaaatatatatgaatatacatcatatgataaattagaaatgctaaaaagaataattattaattggGCAAATATTAAGCATAcagaattattaaaaaaaattaatccAGACTTTTACTTTCCTAAATATtcagaattaaaaaaatggcattcactttttaattttaatcaaattatttttccatCTGTCACtttagaagaaaataaaatcttAGCTCAATTAGCTCGAACACCCCAAGAAAGCAATGCAGACGATTTTATTGTCATACAAGATAGTCCAATAAAATGTGCAACtattgatttaaaaaaaaataaaagttttattaatgaaatggaaaaggaaaaaactCGTACTCCATTAggaagaaataaaagaaaatcaaattttttattcaacaCAAGCAACAGTAATAGCAATACTTCTAATTCCTTTGCTTCACAAGGAACtccaaaaaaaagagaaacaGACAATATGAAACAAATACGTGAAGAGGcccataaaaaaaatattataaaattaatcaaGGACGAGTTTGATAAAgaatatgaattattagttagtgaaaaaaaaaaattcgaaAATGCAAAATGGATAGCAGAAATTATTCATGACCAATTTATAGTCGAGGGAACATGCACTGTAATCGAATTAAAAACTTTTGCTAAAAAAGTTgcagataaatataaaagtaatAAGGATTTCAAAATGGATGAACAAGTAATAGCAGAATTAATAGAAATATTACCAGAATACGTTACAGATATTCATGTAAAACCATGTTTTGCTGTTAAAGATAATATGAATCTATCAgtaaagacaaaaaaaaacctttttaatttcttacAACCTTTATCTAACAAAATTGAAGATATTTCAAACAAATATGAGCaagcaaaaaataataaagaaaatagaTTAAATGATTTGTGGAAAAAACACAATGttaattttgaaattacagaaaatattaaaaaatatttctttacaCCCGGATCTATTGCTTTGTCTAATTTATAA
- a CDS encoding tRNA guanosine-2'-O-methyltransferase, putative — MSYLIWFSSHNKYDELKILELKSLLETFGYYCNISLNGEELNLKKNKYGGETYIKINKLQGNVSIESIWKNVLSRSILTKGIVEIWGEGSTYDELLVNLKTKNDLFESTLNNKKWCFHFHAYGKIINQEEKVKKMDMFNIYVEQYKNIDILNPHVQLAIFEEYDKEFKGILNKIYFGKCIALRKFNPSLIYNKDSNDHICNSDKKECDNCNNDNINEKKKIENNNRKTWWAHYALNKRRILGPTTTDNELAFIMCNIAKIKKGDIVLDPFVGSGGLLIASSVFNAICIGNDIDIRLLKGYKLSYLNPHMKHKSNKKTIFENFKQYNLNSPEILVSDNSNPVWNFFHKPWIDAIVTDPPYGNRATVRMSIKTEKPQKTNKIENEKSGDITNGSIPNNYVDDLQNNSNHVEISEATNDIIISNSVTDSSNNDKLGKVKSLINTKTVTYSCALAVKDLLTIASKTLVDNGMLVFLFPVQFETMQEEMEILKHEDFYLISYGMQEFTDYSGRLIVAMQRKPRIY; from the coding sequence ATGTCATATCTTATTTGGTTTAGCAGTCATAATAAGTATGacgaattaaaaattcttGAATTAAAATCGTTGTTAGAAACTTTTGGCTATTATTGTAATATATCCTTAAATGGGGAAGAactaaatttaaaaaaaaataaatatggaggagaaacatatataaaaataaataaactaCAGGGGAATGTTTCGATTGAAAGTATATGGAAAAATGTCTTATCAAGAAGTATTTTAACAAAAGGGATTGTTGAAATATGGGGGGAAGGAAGTACATATGATGAACTATTagtaaatttaaaaacaaaaaatgatttatttgaaagtactttaaataataaaaaatggtgttttcattttcatgcATAtggtaaaataataaatcaagaagaaaaggtaaaaaaaatggatatgtttaatatttatgtagagcaatataaaaatatagatatattaaatcCACATGTTCAATTAGCCATATTTGAAGAATATGATAAAGAATTTAAAggaattttaaataaaatttatttcggTAAATGTATTGCTCTTAGGAAGTTTAATCCttcattaatttataataaagataGCAATGATCATATTTGCAATAgtgataaaaaagaatgCGATAATTGTaacaatgataatattaatgaaaaaaaaaaaattgaaaataataataggaAAACATGGTGGGCACATTATGCCCTAAATAAAAGACGTATATTAGGACCAACTACAACTGATAATGAATTAGCCTTTATTATGTGTAATAttgcaaaaataaaaaaaggtgATATAGTGTTAGACCCTTTTGTTGGTTCAGGAGGATTACTAATTGCATCTTCTGTTTTTAATGCTATATGTATAGGTAATGATATTGACATAAGATTATTAAAAGGTTATAAATTATCTTATTTAAACCCTCATATGAAACataaaagtaataaaaaaacaatatttgaaaattttaaacaatataatttaaatagtcCAGAAATATTAGTGTCTGATAATTCTAATCCTGTTtggaatttttttcataaaccGTGGATTGATGCTATAGTAACAGATCCACCATATGGCAATAGAGCAACTGTTCGTATGTCTATAAAAACAGAAAAACCccaaaaaacaaataaaattgaaaatgaaaaatctGGGGATATAACTAATGGCAGTATTCCTAATAATTATGTAGATGACCTccaaaataatagtaaccATGTTGAAATATCAGAAGCTACTaatgatattattatttctaatTCGGTTACTGATTCtagtaataatgataaattgGGAAAAGTAAAATCATTAATAAATACTAAAACGGTTACTTATTCTTGCGCCTTAGCTGTAAAAGACCTTCTAACAATTGCCTCGAAAACACTTGTTGACAATGGCAtgcttgtttttttatttccagtGCAATTTGAAACAATGCAAGAAGAAATGGAAATACTAAAACATGaggatttttatttaatatcatATGGTATGCAAGAGTTTACCGATTATTCCGGTAGGCTCATAGTTGCAATGCAAAGGAAACCTAGAATTTACTAA